The following are from one region of the Biomphalaria glabrata chromosome 12, xgBioGlab47.1, whole genome shotgun sequence genome:
- the LOC106074150 gene encoding MAGUK p55 subfamily member 2-like: MPSRKSEKPTAVPALDALLDLQELLPELEDFGASHDELDLLNDVLGAEPQYQALAEIYDILTLQLPECENKKGVDLLHDVQDIVSAQASSNSDASELKLLLLDPHIKSLLDAHDKIGKKAYETVILEDLSLAAPPPPVFDAIGEQHRYVTIRKNGKQPLGITVRLDEDNVPVIARILQDSLADKQGLLRVGDIVKEVNGIPVFVPEDMMIVLKEAESSITFKIVPSALDQLFSDPVYMRACFNYDPMTDRLIPCKKAGLPFREGDILDVVDMTDENWWQAKLAEIPGAPVGLIPSRTLQEKRQAYVQPELTKTKTSLLCGLKTKRKKKIGYSSSETTEFDRCDIKVYEEVTRSNSHRSTLVLVGAQGVGKRSLKERLIRDNPNKFGTAVPHTTRPKKPNEVDGQGYYFIDGETMEAEIKKNMYIDHGEFGGYLYGTRLSTIKEVIRSGKICVLDISARSLKFIQSPEFKPYIIFIAAPSVEALKVMYNEGKKVNNNTKPTGGRSELFLEEKFIATVKESKEMEKTYKGLFDEVIVNDDFENTYNTICDMMIQLEKQMKWVPVEWND, from the exons ATGCCTTCCAGGAAATCGGAGAAGCCAACCGCTGTGCCTGCACTTg ATGCTTTGTTAGATCTTCAGGAGTTGTTACCTGAACTTGAAGATTTCGGGGCTTCCCATGATGAGTTGGATCTTCTTAATGATGTGCTGGGAGCTGAACCTCAATATCAAGCACTTGCAGAA ATCTATGACATCCTGACATTACAACTGCCAGAATGTGAAAATAAGAAAGGGGTGGACCTACTTCATGATGTGCAAGATATAGTGTCTGCCCAAGCTTCATCTAACAGTGACGCATCGGAGCTGAAGTTGCTTCTGTTGGATCCTcacattaaa TCACTTCTAGATGCCCACGATAAAATCGGCAAGAAGGCTTATGAAACAGTTATCTTGGAAGACCTATCTCTGGCCGCCCCGCCTCCCCCAGTTTTTGATGCCATAGGGGAGCAGCACAGATATGTCACAATCAGAAAGAATGGAAAACAGCCTCTG GGTATTACTGTCAGACTCGATGAAGACAATGTTCCCGTCATTGCCAGAATTTTGCAGGACAGTTTGGCTGATAAACAAG GACTGCTGAGAGTTGGTGACATTGTTAAAGAGGTGAATGGAATTCCTGTGTTCGTACCAGAAGACATGATGATTGTTTTAAAAGAGGCGGAAAGTTCTATCACATTCAAGATTGTGCCATCAGCTCTTGACCAGTTGTTCTCAGACCCT GTCTACATGAGAGCGTGTTTTAACTATGACCCTATGACTGACAGACTCATACCCTGTAAGAAAGCTGGACTGCCCTTTCGAGAGGGAGACATCTTGGATGTAGTGGACATGACAGATGAAAACTGGTGGCAG gCCAAGCTTGCTGAGATTCCCGGGGCTCCAGTTGGGCTTATCCCATCCAGAACATTACAAGAAAAGAGGCAAGCTTACGTCCAGCCCGAactgaccaaaacaaaaacaagtttaC tatgtGGATTGAAAaccaaaagaaagaagaaaattggTTACAGTTCATCCGAGACTACAG AGTTTGACAGGTGTGATATCAAGGTCTATGAGGAAGTAACACGGTCGAACAGTCACCGGAGCACCCTAGTCTTGGTGGGGGCCCAGGGGGTGGGTAAACGTTCTTTGAAAGAAAGATTAATCAGGGACAATCCTAACAAATTTGGAACAGCAGTTCCTC ACACCACTCGTCCCAAGAAACCTAATGAGGTCGACGGTCAGGGCTACTACTTTATTGACGGTGAGACAATGGAGGCGGAAATCAAGAAAAATATGTACATTGACCACGGGGAGTTTGGCGGATACTTGTATGGCACGCGGCTGTCCACTATCAAGGAAGTCATCAGGAGCGGCAAGATTTGCGTGCTGGACATCTCGGCCAGG TCTCTAAAGTTCATCCAGTCTCCGGAGTTTAAGCCTTACATTATCTTCATTGCTGCACCGAGTGTGGAGGCCCTGAAGGTTATGTACAACGAAGGGAAAAAGGTCAACAACAAC ACCAAGCCTACAGGAGGTCGCTCTGAACTTTTTCTG gaagaaaaatttattgcaaCTGTCAAAGAGAGTAAAGAAATGGAGAAGACGTACAAAGGATTGTTTGATGAGGTCATCGTCAACGACGACTTTGAGAACACCTACAACACTATCTGTGACATGATGATCCAATTGGAGAAACAGATGAAGTGGGTGCCCGTGGAGTGGAATGACTAG